The segment TGAGTCCCTTCGTAGTTGTAGGGTCCACCAGATGTCAGTGCAAAGAGTAAATTGTACCTTCCCCTTGTCTTGGGATTTGAATAAAGAGTAGAAAATAGTCTAGCTACTTCAAGAAGCGCCACGACCCCACTTCCATTGCTATCACTTCCCACCGATAGTGCCTACGAATACAAGTTAATCAGGTACATACTACCACAACGTTAAGGATATCTACTACTCATGTTACATACAGGAGCTGCTCCGAAGGTATCATAGGATGCAACAATAGCAATTGTTGGAAGCTGGTTGGAATCTCCTTCTGCTCTTGATCCTGGAAGCCATCCCTATACACAAACCAAATCCTCTCAGGCTTTCAGTATGTCAAGTAAGTAACGAAAATAAAGCAGTACTAGAGAGCGCGCGAGCACGTATCCACATCAGTGACAAACAAGGAACGTGCAGATCAAAATTAGGATAAATTTATAATACTATTCAACCTGGATTCAATAATCCTAAACATGAGGGAGTGTACACCAGATCCCTAGTTGCTGGAAAATTGAAGAGCTTAACTAATCGTACAGTGAGGAAATTAATTTATTCCAGGAAAATtggattataaaaaatacacattttcaaGCAACCAGCCTACCCATAAATCAGAATTCAACAACTGAGGCATCTACAGACTGTCATGCTAACTATATTCATCGTAAAATAGAGCCAGGCAATGTTCTAAAACTGAACAAGCTAAAAGCACGATAGAGAAAGTTATCATAAATGTCAAAGCTAGTCATGACAcaatcaaaactaaataaaaattcaacgAGTTACCTGAATATTTGTGATGGTGGGAGATGCAATTTTCCTAGGCTCTGATACAGAGATAACAAGCTTAtatctgaaaaatattattgtagATAGAATGAGCAtactcaaatataaaataactacaCGGGAATGAACAATGTTGAAGATAAAGAGTGAGAAAACTCAAATATAGATACACAGTTCAATAGATCTATAAAGCAACCAACATGATGATAATCAAAGAGAGTTGACTGAGAAAATAGTTGACTAACCCGCCAGTGGTTGCAGTAGCTTGCTGGCCAAGTGCATCATTTTTCTTAACATCAGCCAACATAGCATCAGTCTCTTTATTCTCAAATGCAAAGTACACAGGAAACTGCAAGAATAAAACCAAATGTAAAGAGAGTGCTTTTCAActaatagaaaaagaaaaaaaaactcacaggTAAGTTGCCATGGACAAGTAAGTTCTCAAGCTGTGCTAATAATTTCCTGAACCCTTGGCTCTCAGAGATAACACTTCCACCAGGCCTTAACGTCTCGGGAAGCAAAATCAACAATCCCCCAAGAGACTGCTTCTGTGAGACGTAATCTGCCACATCATTTCCACAGTGTAAGTAAGTAAACCTAAACCTAATCCCAGATCAAAGGTGCGAATCAGCTCTGTTACCTTGAAGGAATCCGAGATCGAGCTCGCGGAGTGGGAGGATGAGCACGGAGCGAGACAGATCGGCGCCGCGCTGGAAGCTGAGGGAAGCGGCGTGGTGGTTGAGGGAGGAGAAACGGGAGCCGAAGGGAACTCCGGAGATGTCGTATTGGATGAGACGGTAGACGTCGACGACGGTGGCGGCGTCGCAGAGATCGACGCAAGCGATGAGGACGAGGATGAGGGCGAGGAGTGGATACGTGGAAGCGAAGACCATGGATGACGCAGCAGGTCTGTGCTTCGGCTTCTTATCGTCCGCCATCTGGATCTAGGGTTTTCGTGCAAAGTGGAAGGAAGAGATCTCGGATTTGATCCAAACTCTCTAATCTGTGTTGTTTCATCTGTTGGGTTTTACTAGTCACCACAACACTTTTgacttctgatttttttttcttgttttttaatgaggaaaataaatacatttaaccCAAAATAGTGTCCAAATAAcgaaaacatttattatataaaattataaaattattctataattttatattcatgcagtatatataaggaaaaaatataatttgaattgttagactatttttttataaaaaaaacagtattatcAAAAGACATTctaattaactaatttaaaaataaataattcgtatagtttttttatctttaaagttaattacaaatatatatgtacacatatatacacatatatatatatattttttttttcttttgtttcataaCACAATCttatcataaaattttcaaaatgttacAATATTGTTATAaactaatattctttttaattttaattacattttctagttgaaaaaaacatttttatagtaaagaattaatataatatttctaataatattttgtacACAATTGTTTTTTACATAATTTGGTTTTTCATATGCTTGAATATGATGAAAATGAATTGCAAAATAATGTaggtaatataattaactttatgttattaaatataattgtgtatttaaaTTATGATAAGTTCAGTTAGGGGTCGGTATTCGTATTCGGTACCAATTCAGGTTTTGTTCAGGTCTATTTGGATATTGAGTTTCGTTTAAAGATTTTAATCTTATTcggttttttaattttttggttcgagtttggatgatccatttaaattattttcaaaaaatttaaattc is part of the Raphanus sativus cultivar WK10039 chromosome 5, ASM80110v3, whole genome shotgun sequence genome and harbors:
- the LOC108805284 gene encoding uncharacterized protein LOC108805284, encoding MADDKKPKHRPAASSMVFASTYPLLALILVLIACVDLCDAATVVDVYRLIQYDISGVPFGSRFSSLNHHAASLSFQRGADLSRSVLILPLRELDLGFLQDYVSQKQSLGGLLILLPETLRPGGSVISESQGFRKLLAQLENLLVHGNLPFPVYFAFENKETDAMLADVKKNDALGQQATATTGGYKLVISVSEPRKIASPTITNIQGWLPGSRAEGDSNQLPTIAIVASYDTFGAAPALSVGSDSNGSGVVALLEVARLFSTLYSNPKTRGRYNLLFALTSGGPYNYEGTQKWLKSLDQRMRESIDYAICLNSVGSWDNELLVHVSKPPDNAYIKQIFEGFSNVAEDLGFQVALKHKKINISNSRVAWEHEQFSRLRVTAATLSGLPTPPELLESAGSLSDTRQLVGEDAIIKGVKLVAESLARHIYGHQRKDIKIFADDSSLAVNPFNVRSWLDLLSQTPRVAPFLSKGEPLIMALKKELEDYTAEVSVQHESLDGIFTFYDSTKASLNIYQVASVTFDLLLLLVLGSYLIVLFSFLVITTRGVDDLISLFRRPPSRKVKMV